A window from Sus scrofa isolate TJ Tabasco breed Duroc chromosome 2, Sscrofa11.1, whole genome shotgun sequence encodes these proteins:
- the PDLIM7 gene encoding PDZ and LIM domain protein 7 isoform X10, whose product MSSDPVWALPAWVSVGGYPAKRALPSEGAPRAAPESVPCPTSQPCASGQPAGPQLGKAALPIPTPGTWSPTWQCMHPGISHGASRTKVGWEGPCQESQQGRALNGRSCSQVPRTEAPAPASATPQEPWPGPPTPSPTSRPPWAVDPAFAERYAPDKTSTVLTRHTQPATPTPMQNRTSIVQAAAGGGPGGGSGSNGKTPVCHQCHKVIRGRYLVALGHAYHPEEFVCSQCGKVLEEGGFFEEKGSIFCPPCYDVRYAPSCAKCKKKITGEIMHALKMTWHVHCFTCAACKTPIRNRAFYMEEGVPYCERDYEKMFGTKCRGCDFKIDAGDRFLEALGFSWHDTCFVCAICQINLEGKTFYSKKDKPLCKSHAFSHV is encoded by the exons ATGAGTTCGGATCCAGTGTGGGCCCTGCCAGCCTGGGTCTCAGTGGGTGGGTACCCAGCAAAGAGGGCCCTGCCATCAGAAGGAGCCCCAAGAGCTGCCCCAGAGTCAGTGCCCTGCCCTACCTCACAGCCCTGTGCAAGCGGCCAGCCAGCTGGACCCCAGCTAGGAAAAGCTGCCCTACCTATCCCTACCCCAGGGACCTGGAGCCCAACCTGGCAGTGCATGCACCCAGGCATCTCCCATGGGGCCAGCAGGAccaaggtggggtgggaggggccatGCCAGGAGTCTCAGCAAGGCAGGGCCTTGAATGGCAGATCTTGCAGCCAGGTGCCCAGGACagaagccccagccccagcctcagctACACCCCAGGAACCCTGGCCTG gccctcccacccccagccctacCAGCCGCCCACCTTGGGCTGTGGACCCTGCATTTGCTGAGCGCTATGCCCCGGACAAGACCAGCACGGTGCTGACCCGGCACACCCAGCCAGCCACACCCACGCCTATGCAGAACCGCACCTCCATTGTGCAGGCCGCTGCTGGAGGGGGCCCTGGAGGGGGCAGCGGCAGTAATGGGAAGACTCCCGTGTGCCACCAGTGCCACAAAGTCATCCG GGGCCGTTACCTGGTGGCCCTGGGCCACGCGTACCACCCCGAGGAGTTTGTGTGCAGCCAGTGTGGAAAGGTCCTGGAAGAGGGTGGCTTCTTCGAGGAGAAGGGCTCCATCTTCTGCCCGCCCTGCTATGATGTGCGCTATGCACCAAGCTGTGCCAAGTGCAAGAAGAAGATCACAGGC GAGATCATGCATGCCCTGAAGATGACCTGGCACGTGCATTGCTTCACCTGCGCAGCTTGCAAGACACCCATTCGGAACAGGGCCTTCTACATGGAGGAAGGGGTGCCCTACTGCGAGCGAG ACTATGAGAAGATGTTTGGCACAAAATGCCGAGGCTGTGACTTCAAGATCGATGCCGGGGACCGCTTCCTGGAGGCGCTGGGCTTCAGCTGGCATGACACATGCTTTGTGTGCGCG ATATGTCAGATCAACCTGGAAGGAAAGACTTTCTACTCCAAGAAGGACAAGCCCCTTTGCAAGAGCCACGCCTTCTCCCATGTGTGA
- the PDLIM7 gene encoding PDZ and LIM domain protein 7 isoform X9 has translation MARMQEASHTSKPRIRSVPAGSASAWVSAGPSQHRVNRRRQPLRPLVPDASKQRLMEDTEDWRPRPGTGQSRSFRILAHLTGTEFMQDPDEEHLKKSSQVPRTEAPAPASATPQEPWPGEREWAWLWAWGRVGNFQGDGGGLLQVGPGYPPRPVVGSLGTPPGATFLALAGPPTPSPTSRPPWAVDPAFAERYAPDKTSTVLTRHTQPATPTPMQNRTSIVQAAAGGGPGGGSGSNGKTPVCHQCHKVIRGRYLVALGHAYHPEEFVCSQCGKVLEEGGFFEEKGSIFCPPCYDVRYAPSCAKCKKKITGEIMHALKMTWHVHCFTCAACKTPIRNRAFYMEEGVPYCERDYEKMFGTKCRGCDFKIDAGDRFLEALGFSWHDTCFVCAICQINLEGKTFYSKKDKPLCKSHAFSHV, from the exons ATGGCGAGAATGCAGGAGGCCTCACACACATCGAAGCCCAGAATAAGATCCGTGCCTGCGGGGAGCGCCTCAGCCTGGGTCTCAGCAG GGCCCAGCCAGCACAGAGTAAACCGCAGAAG ACAGCCGCTCCGACCGCTGGTCCCAGATGCCAGCAAGCAGCGGCTGATGGAGGACACGGAGGACTGGCGGCCGCGGCCTGGGACAGGCCAGTCCCGTTCCTTCCGCATCCTCGCCCACCTCACGGGCACCGAGTTCA TGCAAGACCCGGATGAGGAGCACCTGAAAAAATCAAG CCAGGTGCCCAGGACagaagccccagccccagcctcagctACACCCCAGGAACCCTGGCCTGGTGAGAGAGAGTGGGCTTGGCTTTGGGCCTGGGGAAGGGTGGGTAACTTCCAGGGGGACGGGGGTGGGCTCCTCCAAGTTGGCCCAGGCTATCCCCCTCGTCCTGTGGTGGGGTCCCTGGGCACACCCCCTGGAGCCACTTTCCTGGCCTTGGcaggccctcccacccccagccctacCAGCCGCCCACCTTGGGCTGTGGACCCTGCATTTGCTGAGCGCTATGCCCCGGACAAGACCAGCACGGTGCTGACCCGGCACACCCAGCCAGCCACACCCACGCCTATGCAGAACCGCACCTCCATTGTGCAGGCCGCTGCTGGAGGGGGCCCTGGAGGGGGCAGCGGCAGTAATGGGAAGACTCCCGTGTGCCACCAGTGCCACAAAGTCATCCG GGGCCGTTACCTGGTGGCCCTGGGCCACGCGTACCACCCCGAGGAGTTTGTGTGCAGCCAGTGTGGAAAGGTCCTGGAAGAGGGTGGCTTCTTCGAGGAGAAGGGCTCCATCTTCTGCCCGCCCTGCTATGATGTGCGCTATGCACCAAGCTGTGCCAAGTGCAAGAAGAAGATCACAGGC GAGATCATGCATGCCCTGAAGATGACCTGGCACGTGCATTGCTTCACCTGCGCAGCTTGCAAGACACCCATTCGGAACAGGGCCTTCTACATGGAGGAAGGGGTGCCCTACTGCGAGCGAG ACTATGAGAAGATGTTTGGCACAAAATGCCGAGGCTGTGACTTCAAGATCGATGCCGGGGACCGCTTCCTGGAGGCGCTGGGCTTCAGCTGGCATGACACATGCTTTGTGTGCGCG ATATGTCAGATCAACCTGGAAGGAAAGACTTTCTACTCCAAGAAGGACAAGCCCCTTTGCAAGAGCCACGCCTTCTCCCATGTGTGA
- the PDLIM7 gene encoding PDZ and LIM domain protein 7 isoform X7 has translation MSSDPVWALPAWVSVGGYPAKRALPSEGAPRAAPESVPCPTSQPCASGQPAGPQLGKAALPIPTPGTWSPTWQCMHPGISHGASRTKVGWEGPCQESQQGRALNGRSCSQVPRTEAPAPASATPQEPWPGEREWAWLWAWGRVGNFQGDGGGLLQVGPGYPPRPVVGSLGTPPGATFLALAGPPTPSPTSRPPWAVDPAFAERYAPDKTSTVLTRHTQPATPTPMQNRTSIVQAAAGGGPGGGSGSNGKTPVCHQCHKVIRGRYLVALGHAYHPEEFVCSQCGKVLEEGGFFEEKGSIFCPPCYDVRYAPSCAKCKKKITGEIMHALKMTWHVHCFTCAACKTPIRNRAFYMEEGVPYCERDYEKMFGTKCRGCDFKIDAGDRFLEALGFSWHDTCFVCAICQINLEGKTFYSKKDKPLCKSHAFSHV, from the exons ATGAGTTCGGATCCAGTGTGGGCCCTGCCAGCCTGGGTCTCAGTGGGTGGGTACCCAGCAAAGAGGGCCCTGCCATCAGAAGGAGCCCCAAGAGCTGCCCCAGAGTCAGTGCCCTGCCCTACCTCACAGCCCTGTGCAAGCGGCCAGCCAGCTGGACCCCAGCTAGGAAAAGCTGCCCTACCTATCCCTACCCCAGGGACCTGGAGCCCAACCTGGCAGTGCATGCACCCAGGCATCTCCCATGGGGCCAGCAGGAccaaggtggggtgggaggggccatGCCAGGAGTCTCAGCAAGGCAGGGCCTTGAATGGCAGATCTTGCAGCCAGGTGCCCAGGACagaagccccagccccagcctcagctACACCCCAGGAACCCTGGCCTGGTGAGAGAGAGTGGGCTTGGCTTTGGGCCTGGGGAAGGGTGGGTAACTTCCAGGGGGACGGGGGTGGGCTCCTCCAAGTTGGCCCAGGCTATCCCCCTCGTCCTGTGGTGGGGTCCCTGGGCACACCCCCTGGAGCCACTTTCCTGGCCTTGGcaggccctcccacccccagccctacCAGCCGCCCACCTTGGGCTGTGGACCCTGCATTTGCTGAGCGCTATGCCCCGGACAAGACCAGCACGGTGCTGACCCGGCACACCCAGCCAGCCACACCCACGCCTATGCAGAACCGCACCTCCATTGTGCAGGCCGCTGCTGGAGGGGGCCCTGGAGGGGGCAGCGGCAGTAATGGGAAGACTCCCGTGTGCCACCAGTGCCACAAAGTCATCCG GGGCCGTTACCTGGTGGCCCTGGGCCACGCGTACCACCCCGAGGAGTTTGTGTGCAGCCAGTGTGGAAAGGTCCTGGAAGAGGGTGGCTTCTTCGAGGAGAAGGGCTCCATCTTCTGCCCGCCCTGCTATGATGTGCGCTATGCACCAAGCTGTGCCAAGTGCAAGAAGAAGATCACAGGC GAGATCATGCATGCCCTGAAGATGACCTGGCACGTGCATTGCTTCACCTGCGCAGCTTGCAAGACACCCATTCGGAACAGGGCCTTCTACATGGAGGAAGGGGTGCCCTACTGCGAGCGAG ACTATGAGAAGATGTTTGGCACAAAATGCCGAGGCTGTGACTTCAAGATCGATGCCGGGGACCGCTTCCTGGAGGCGCTGGGCTTCAGCTGGCATGACACATGCTTTGTGTGCGCG ATATGTCAGATCAACCTGGAAGGAAAGACTTTCTACTCCAAGAAGGACAAGCCCCTTTGCAAGAGCCACGCCTTCTCCCATGTGTGA